The Palaemon carinicauda isolate YSFRI2023 chromosome 9, ASM3689809v2, whole genome shotgun sequence sequence ttatttcataagttcaaacttgcagcaaatgtttttatgttgaacaggctgacataagtccccttatagtttgtaaatgaaatatctattttaatattgttaatgtttttaaaatattttgttttaattgttcattacttcttatatcgtttatttatttccttatttcctttcctcactgggctatttttccctgttagagcccttgggcttatagcatcttgcttttccaactagaattgtatttCATCACTGATTTATTTAGCATGTGTACAAGGTACATATTTTACACATTACACTAGAATCTACACTTTTacgaaaaaaatagaaaaccctttctatacagacttattgtacatcatagacctatgatgCAAGTCCCTATAGAAagtggttatttttcttttttttttttaagttttaaattttattaatagcaatattttcggttgaggatactgtagtgttgcataaattgcataaaaatcgcaattaaacgaattcataatttcacctccgagttacaatctcccttccattctctctttggtgtttgacagtagaacgctccttttacccaggacccactctatgtgagtcttgctttaaccgaaccgctattttcactaTTATTTAGTTTTATCAATTGGACGTTTTTAATAGATtttggtattcaaagtaagtttataataacatatttttctttattcttagtgtaatgtATCTccatttgtgttgaaatatgtgaaaagtaacaaaattatgcagcgtgcatccgaaaacaagctcctgtccttgacttcggcgggtgttgttattaaatttagatttaccatcacgatacttaataatatatctatttatttaacattatttatggaCAAAagctatatctaagggagaaatttagattaataaataagtttcgattcatattacttggtgaTCAATTGAAAACCATGAtggtatttggaaaaaaaatacttccaaccaatcagctattaggaaattttccgagctaaaagggcacccctgcgagtcggtgcaaatctacctcgctaaaaaaaattgactatagtctgaGCCGGCCTTaataagttggtttgttgtgagcaatgaaactaaagtctcccaccatcaccaacggcAGTAGCCAGCTTAGATgatgaataaagacatatcagagccttttgtcctgcagtgaattataaacggaggcatttgttgttgttgtcagtgtaatatatatatatatatatatatatatatatatatatatatatatatagatagatagatagatagatagatagatagatagatagatagatagatggatagatagatatataaacacgagAGTAAATTagagtagagggtattctaacatggccataggtaggacatataatgagattgaaaaaTAACACATGGACCCACAAAATAAAAATGGGTCCCTAGGAAATGCAAAAccagtaggggaaggaagaaaagacgaaggattgacatTTATGAAAACTTGCGAGTATAGATTGGCATTgaatgatcataaacagacgagaatAGACACATatctctaaggcctttgtcctgcaatgaactattaacgtctgatatatatatatatatatatatatatatatatatatatatatatatatatatatatatatatatatatatatatatatatacatatatgtatgtatatataataatgtgtatatatgtatatgtatatctatacatatatatatatatatatatatatatatatatatatatatgtgtgtgtatatatatatatatatatatatatatatatatatatatatatatatatatatatgtatgtatgtatgtatatatgtatgtatgtacataaaaatatatatatatatatatatatatatatatatatatatatatatatatatatatatatatatatactctatctatctatctatctatttccttcggggaaaagaaattactaccAGTTTCGGTGAAAACCGAGAGAAGAATTTTcccaaatcgaacgaagacgtcttcaaagtctcgctctcattcgaattataatcaGAATCAGTTTCAagagacgatctcgaagccaacgaagacgtctccagtcttcaaaacgcCTTCAATCTCGAGTCAATATTTCTGCGAAGACCTACATCGATTTTTTTCAAAtcatacctgatcaaagtcaagtgatctgcattctgagttttgcaacgaagatgtttacaaacaacgcattgagagctatcagtgAGTACGGGAAGAAATGCCTACTTGGGGGTACCTCTTCCGGAGACAgttttcaggaccagcagccccggttgatggaactggagggactacgcctcattttgggaggtggactactgatgaggaaattctgggccaaggaggaaAAGAGTtaggcactcgagcctgtcttggaccaggaggaaatcaACAGTATTTCTGAGGAGACTGAAGCTGTCCTCAATGGGACGGATCCTTCGCTTTCCAgggaggaggaacagctgctgctgccaggaggcagagggagtgttgtctctaatagagatgtacaaGTTCAGGTAGGAGCGGAACAGcttacctctaacagagatgtaCACGTTCAGGTAGAGACTCAACACcttacctctaacagagatgtagacgTTCAGGTAGAGACTCAACAgcttatctctaacagagatgtaggcGTTCAGGTAGAGACTGAACCAGTCCCTGAATcagatgtaacagttcagactgatGGAGACACTGAGATTGAAGATCTCAAGCGAAAGAATGAAAACATGGCTAAGGACcttgccaataaacaggctgtgattgaagccCAGGAAAATCAACTTGCtgattactatcaatcaattctAGACTTGAAAGCGGAACTGAAAATGGCTCAAcagaaaaatgatgcccatattcagatgtaatcagaacttatgggagagaaggaagctctgaaacgagagcttgGAGGTAAAGTGACTTTGGTTGAAGAAAATACAGTGAAAATGgtccagttgaatgaggaactgggaaaagccaagaaggaaatcgaggctcatgacgagcTGAAATCAATCCTTCTGGCAGAGAATAAAGATCTCAAGGAATCCAttgaggaacgaagcttccttaatgaagaattagctctagagaaaatcaaactagaaaaaAAGTTGAAGGAGGCTCGTTCTAATGATCTGAAAAGAAGACATGGACACCAaagtctagtagaagagctgcaaggagagatttctaaagctctagtacaGAATtgtgagctaaaggaggcagtgttcacaataacaaagaagaacgaaggtcttcgtgaacaactggagaacaaagtgaAACGAGAGAAGAACTTGAACAGCAAGATAATTCGAATGACCAACATAGAAGATCgaatgaagaaagaattgtcctCAGCGAAGGATGTCAtatcttcactgaagaaggaacttcagaagagagatttggaaaagattaaaaaagaagaaggaacGGGTGACGAGGGTTCACCAGGAAAGGAAGAATGCGGACTTGATAAAACTTCAGTCGTAGAAGGTTGTGAAACTCCAGTAGAAGATGGCAAGAAAgtagtcgttgtgaaggaagaaaaacaaggagaaggagaaggacccACAAGAAAACTTTTGATAAGGATACCAAAGAGGAAACCAAAACGGGACAAGGCCTCttactcttgggccccccttggaCCCATAGTCCCAGTTTTGGAAACAGACGAAAATAAGGTTTATATCGAAGGAACTGAGgagaatatccaaaataattaagaagtcagaaactagacacagaaaaaaaatttaaaaaataaataaaaaaaacccaaaaaaaataaaaaataaaaaaccaaaaaaaaagaaaacttttgataAGGAAACCAAAGAGGAAACCAAAACGAGACAAGGCCTCttactcttgggccccccttggacccatagtcccagttttggaaacagacgaaaataaggttcataTCCAAGGAACTGAGgagaatatccaaaataattaagaagtcagaaactagacacagaaaaaaaataaaaaaaataaataaaaaaaaaacaaaaaataaaaaataaaaaaccaaaaaaaaagaaaacttttgataAGGAAACCAAAGAGGAAACCAAAACGAGACAAGGCCTCttactcttgggccccccttggaCCCATAGTCCCAGTTTTGGAAACAGACGAAAATAAGGTTTATATCGAAGGAACTGAGgagaatatccaaaataattaagaagtcagaaactagacacagaaaaaaaaataaataaaaaaaacccaaaaaaataaaaaataaaaaaccaaaaaaaagaaaacttttgataAGGAAACCAAAGAGGAAACCAAAACGAGACAAGGCCTCttactcttgggccccccttggacccatagtcccagttttggaaacagacgaaaataaggttcataacgaacgaactgaggagaatatccaaaataattaagaagtcagaaactagacacagaaaaaaaa is a genomic window containing:
- the LOC137646597 gene encoding filamin-A-interacting protein 1-like, with product MGEKEALKRELGGKVTLVEENTVKMVQLNEELGKAKKEIEAHDELKSILLAENKDLKESIEERSFLNEELALEKIKLEKKLKEARSNDLKRRHGHQSLVEELQGEISKALVQNCELKEAVFTITKKNEGLREQLENKVKREKNLNSKIIRMTNIEDRMKKELSSAKDVISSLKKELQKRDLEKIKKEEGTGDEGSPGKEECGLDKTSVVEGCETPVEDGKKVVVVKEEKQGEGEGPTRKLLIRIPKRKPKRDKASYSWAPLGPIVPVLETDENKVYIEGTEENIQNN